One Synechococcus sp. JA-2-3B'a(2-13) genomic window carries:
- a CDS encoding DUF3386 domain-containing protein, with amino-acid sequence MAAQQAPARELFKEAFENRYTWDKDFPGYRAEITYFPKEGDSSLSFSGVVSIDRNMKIDVAGVEDEEIRQKIREQMWEVMVHRVRHSFDEEHGGHTFAYGEPQNSDITEVLVSGLSSTDRYWVQGKHIQMVHRHLANRTITVSVQEFYDTGEGYLPTHYTAEYCSPGTGEKTQAKMIYEDRYQKIGRYWILVERRIWEEQDGQKSSSPQLFLFSNIRFFE; translated from the coding sequence ATGGCAGCACAGCAAGCTCCGGCCCGAGAGCTATTCAAGGAGGCTTTTGAGAATCGCTACACCTGGGACAAAGACTTTCCTGGCTACCGAGCTGAGATAACCTACTTTCCCAAAGAAGGTGACAGCAGCCTCTCCTTCTCAGGAGTTGTGAGTATTGACCGCAACATGAAGATCGATGTTGCCGGCGTCGAGGACGAGGAGATCCGCCAGAAAATACGGGAACAGATGTGGGAAGTCATGGTGCATCGCGTTCGTCATTCCTTCGACGAGGAACACGGTGGCCACACCTTTGCCTATGGAGAGCCACAAAATTCAGACATCACTGAAGTTCTTGTTTCGGGCTTATCTTCTACCGATAGGTACTGGGTTCAGGGCAAGCACATTCAAATGGTACATCGCCATCTTGCCAATCGGACAATTACAGTCTCAGTTCAAGAGTTTTACGATACAGGTGAGGGCTACCTACCCACTCACTACACTGCTGAGTATTGTAGCCCAGGAACTGGAGAAAAAACTCAAGCAAAGATGATCTACGAAGATCGTTATCAAAAAATAGGTCGGTATTGGATTCTGGTTGAGAGAAGAATTTGGGAAGAGCAGGATGGCCAAAAAAGTTCATCCCCTCAACTTTTCCTCTTCTCTAATATTCGATTTTTCGAATAG
- a CDS encoding di-heme oxidoredictase family protein, with protein MRRLLQIFMLGLASLWAASFLAFPAAPEGSQPLPPRAGGETTLWNRTSTAYEQPAPNLDPRWARLHALGDIAFEARFVTAPAPVNPGLGPLFNNNSCAGCHVKNGRGFPDKGQRVVRVSQVGSLDRSGDPQPFGWEAIAPHSNTPPVAGIGTQVQEKAVRGYRPEAKVELHWVEQTREYADGTPYRLRSPVVKLLTLEGSPIDPVLISLRIPQPVFGAGLLEAVPASRILAAADPDDADGDGISGRPNLVWDQEQQRLVLGRFGWKANTPNLRQQTAAAYANDMGVTNPLFPAADGSQDIDEATLQATTVYVQTLAVPGRALWQDPQVQRGEKLFVQAQCAKCHRPELQTGIHEIPALANQVIHPYTDLLLHDMGEGLADGRADFEATGREWRTPPLWGIGLSQTVLPSSGYLHDGRARSLEEAILWHGGEAERSREIFKNMAAEDREALLYFLRSL; from the coding sequence ATGCGTCGTCTTCTCCAGATTTTCATGCTGGGATTGGCCTCTCTTTGGGCGGCGAGCTTTCTGGCTTTCCCCGCTGCCCCAGAGGGATCCCAGCCATTGCCCCCTCGAGCGGGTGGCGAAACAACCCTTTGGAACCGCACCTCAACAGCCTACGAGCAGCCGGCTCCCAACTTGGATCCCCGCTGGGCCAGGTTGCATGCCCTGGGGGACATCGCCTTTGAGGCTCGCTTCGTCACCGCTCCGGCGCCTGTTAACCCCGGCCTTGGGCCTCTGTTCAACAACAACTCCTGCGCCGGTTGTCATGTTAAAAACGGCCGAGGTTTTCCTGACAAGGGGCAGCGGGTCGTCAGAGTCAGCCAGGTTGGATCCCTGGATAGAAGCGGGGATCCCCAGCCTTTTGGATGGGAGGCCATTGCTCCTCATAGCAACACTCCCCCTGTGGCCGGCATCGGCACGCAGGTTCAAGAAAAGGCCGTTCGGGGCTATCGGCCAGAGGCCAAGGTGGAGTTGCACTGGGTAGAGCAGACCAGAGAGTACGCCGACGGAACTCCCTACAGGCTGCGTTCTCCTGTTGTAAAGCTGTTAACTCTGGAGGGATCGCCCATCGATCCTGTCCTCATCTCCCTGCGGATCCCCCAGCCGGTGTTTGGAGCGGGCCTACTGGAGGCCGTTCCCGCTTCTAGGATCCTGGCAGCAGCCGATCCTGACGACGCCGATGGGGATGGCATCTCTGGCCGCCCCAACTTGGTTTGGGATCAAGAGCAGCAGCGTCTGGTGCTGGGACGGTTTGGTTGGAAAGCCAATACCCCCAACCTCAGGCAACAAACTGCGGCCGCCTACGCCAACGACATGGGTGTCACGAATCCTCTTTTTCCGGCCGCGGATGGCAGCCAAGATATCGACGAGGCCACTCTCCAAGCGACAACCGTTTACGTGCAAACCCTGGCCGTGCCTGGCCGCGCCCTTTGGCAGGATCCCCAAGTTCAGCGAGGGGAAAAGCTCTTCGTCCAAGCCCAATGCGCCAAGTGTCACCGACCAGAGCTACAAACCGGCATTCATGAGATCCCTGCCCTGGCCAACCAAGTCATCCACCCCTACACCGATTTGCTGTTGCATGACATGGGCGAAGGACTAGCAGATGGCCGCGCTGACTTCGAGGCCACGGGCCGAGAATGGCGCACCCCCCCTTTGTGGGGCATCGGCTTGTCGCAGACAGTTCTGCCCTCCTCCGGCTATTTGCACGATGGCCGCGCCCGCAGCCTCGAGGAGGCCATTCTCTGGCATGGGGGAGAAGCTGAACGCTCCCGCGAGATCTTTAAAAATATGGCTGCTGAAGACAGAGAAGCCCTGCTCTATTTTCTTCGATCCCTCTAG
- a CDS encoding Fe2+-dependent dioxygenase, whose product MILCIGDVLSLAELQQILSLIADAEFVDGALTAGWNARLVKNNRQMPKGSLQQRKIEEIILAALERNLLFQMAARPKLIHSILISCYEAGMSYGTHTDDALMLDRHQLMRTDISFTLFLSAPEDYDGGELKIESSEGEQAYKLPAGALILYPASTLHRVEPVTRGIRYAAVSWVQSLIRDPQEREILFDLQTVRQQMFQESGKTRHFDLISKVYANLLRKWAEL is encoded by the coding sequence ATGATCTTGTGTATTGGCGATGTTCTTAGTTTAGCAGAATTGCAACAGATTCTGTCCCTCATAGCCGATGCTGAATTTGTGGATGGTGCTCTGACGGCAGGCTGGAATGCCAGGCTTGTCAAAAACAATAGGCAAATGCCAAAGGGATCCCTTCAGCAACGGAAGATAGAGGAGATTATCTTGGCAGCTCTAGAGCGTAATTTGTTGTTCCAGATGGCTGCCCGGCCCAAGCTCATTCATTCCATTTTAATTAGCTGCTACGAAGCGGGAATGTCCTATGGCACTCATACCGACGATGCGCTGATGCTCGATCGGCATCAGCTGATGCGCACGGATATTTCCTTTACGCTATTTCTAAGTGCCCCTGAAGACTATGATGGCGGTGAGCTGAAGATCGAGAGTAGCGAGGGGGAGCAAGCCTACAAGCTGCCGGCGGGTGCTTTGATCCTCTATCCTGCTTCCACCTTGCACCGAGTTGAGCCTGTAACCCGTGGGATCCGCTATGCTGCCGTCAGTTGGGTTCAAAGCCTAATTAGGGATCCGCAAGAACGCGAGATCCTCTTTGATTTACAGACTGTGCGGCAGCAGATGTTTCAGGAATCGGGCAAGACACGCCACTTTGATTTGATCTCCAAAGTTTACGCGAACCTGCTGCGGAAATGGGCAGAGCTCTAG
- a CDS encoding SAM-dependent methyltransferase, translating into MSKLDLKNAPGHQVLAAAGKKALRPGGFGATERLFKFAEFRRGETVLELASGLGYTAIRLAKRYGIHVTGIEKNPDNIARTRANVSAAGLAGQVEILEGDIFHLDQIDQKFDYVLAEAILTMQSDAGKSKILSGIYNCLKPGGKFLSHELRVEGSNSDAIRKELSSVIHVNANPLSTDSWLATVQQANLTVVQYATGPLTLLNPVAIATEEGLPTLLTMVWNVLTRPVIRQRILSMKQIFSRYRNNLGYIILIAKKEA; encoded by the coding sequence ATGTCTAAGCTGGACTTAAAAAATGCACCTGGACACCAGGTACTGGCTGCGGCAGGTAAAAAGGCACTTCGACCGGGGGGCTTTGGCGCTACCGAACGGCTCTTCAAGTTTGCCGAGTTCCGTCGAGGAGAAACTGTGCTGGAACTTGCCTCAGGCCTTGGCTACACGGCTATTCGATTGGCAAAGCGCTATGGCATACATGTTACCGGCATTGAGAAAAATCCAGATAACATTGCTCGCACTCGCGCTAATGTTTCTGCAGCAGGGCTAGCCGGCCAAGTTGAGATCCTCGAGGGCGATATCTTTCACCTAGATCAAATCGATCAGAAATTTGACTATGTCTTGGCGGAAGCTATTTTAACAATGCAGTCCGATGCAGGAAAATCTAAGATTTTGTCAGGGATTTACAATTGCCTCAAGCCAGGGGGTAAGTTCCTCAGCCATGAGCTGCGAGTTGAGGGATCCAACAGCGACGCTATCCGCAAGGAGTTATCCTCCGTAATCCATGTCAATGCCAATCCTTTATCTACTGACAGCTGGCTTGCAACTGTTCAGCAAGCAAATCTTACGGTTGTCCAGTATGCCACCGGCCCCTTAACTTTGCTCAATCCCGTTGCTATTGCTACAGAGGAAGGATTGCCGACGCTCTTAACTATGGTGTGGAATGTGCTTACACGTCCTGTAATCCGGCAGCGGATCTTATCTATGAAGCAAATCTTTAGCCGATATCGAAATAACCTAGGCTACATCATACTGATTGCCAAGAAGGAGGCTTAA
- a CDS encoding cupin domain-containing protein gives MMSLVSPESPFLQLKDHIAYSVEGVLSKIIWKSEVCQHTLFCMAGGTSISEHTSTRDATLHVIEGTGVLTLAGEKISLSPGIFVLISANVPHELEATADLAFVLTLSKAS, from the coding sequence ATGATGTCTCTTGTCTCCCCTGAGTCACCTTTTTTGCAGCTCAAAGATCACATTGCTTATTCTGTGGAAGGAGTTCTCAGCAAGATCATTTGGAAAAGTGAAGTCTGCCAACATACTCTTTTCTGTATGGCGGGAGGCACAAGTATTTCCGAGCATACCTCCACAAGGGACGCTACTCTCCACGTCATTGAAGGAACTGGAGTCTTAACCCTTGCAGGTGAGAAGATCTCTCTATCTCCGGGCATATTTGTCTTAATTTCGGCAAATGTTCCCCATGAGTTAGAAGCCACTGCTGACCTTGCTTTTGTTCTGACTTTATCAAAGGCAAGTTAA
- a CDS encoding TVP38/TMEM64 family protein: MQPPSGIRQKELCELLGLDYKAVATEAKRLGLSTHAYLQQKTGWILKDELYYPPGTTFDKSADGESVGSSPTPSEDLSSSSKINSRKRKDILSLLLLLVVLLAAILLARRLDPEATREFIAKLGPWAPLALIGLRSLSIIIPAIPSTLYSILAGALFGFGSGILYIAIADFISCTLNFYLARKFGRDLVQRVVGRQWMYKVDALSANYLENNIFLTAGFLMTGLFDFVAYAAGLTQIKWQNFLLALALGIAVSTPPVVALGAGILEQGRWLLGFALLGMFALAMLSGWLSKRRRS; encoded by the coding sequence ATGCAGCCACCTTCTGGTATTCGACAAAAAGAGCTCTGCGAGCTATTGGGCTTAGACTACAAGGCTGTTGCCACCGAGGCAAAGCGTCTGGGCTTGAGCACACATGCCTATCTGCAACAGAAAACAGGTTGGATCCTGAAGGATGAACTCTATTATCCGCCCGGCACTACCTTTGACAAGTCAGCAGATGGCGAGTCAGTAGGATCGTCCCCTACCCCCTCAGAGGATTTGTCCTCTAGCAGCAAAATCAATTCCAGAAAAAGGAAAGACATCCTCTCACTGCTGTTGTTGCTTGTTGTCCTGTTAGCTGCCATCTTGCTGGCCCGTCGCTTAGATCCAGAGGCAACTCGAGAATTTATAGCAAAACTAGGCCCCTGGGCACCCCTTGCCCTGATTGGATTACGCTCCCTGAGTATTATTATTCCTGCCATACCCAGCACCCTTTACTCCATCTTGGCAGGAGCCCTCTTTGGATTTGGATCGGGAATCCTTTACATTGCAATTGCTGATTTTATCTCTTGTACACTTAACTTCTACCTAGCCAGAAAGTTTGGTAGAGACCTAGTACAGCGAGTAGTTGGGCGACAATGGATGTACAAAGTCGATGCCCTTTCAGCTAACTATCTGGAAAACAATATTTTTCTTACAGCTGGTTTTTTAATGACGGGCCTATTCGACTTTGTCGCCTACGCCGCCGGCCTAACCCAAATAAAATGGCAGAACTTTCTTCTCGCCCTAGCTTTGGGCATTGCCGTCTCTACACCCCCAGTAGTGGCTCTGGGGGCAGGGATCCTAGAGCAGGGAAGGTGGCTGCTGGGCTTTGCTTTGCTGGGAATGTTTGCTTTGGCGATGTTAAGCGGCTGGCTGAGTAAAAGGCGGCGTTCTTAA